One part of the Amblyraja radiata isolate CabotCenter1 chromosome 43, sAmbRad1.1.pri, whole genome shotgun sequence genome encodes these proteins:
- the LOC116968051 gene encoding solute carrier family 25 member 35-like: MDFLLGGAAASAACIFTNPLEVVKTRMQLQGELKGRGSYTVHYRNVFHAALTICRTDGVLALQRGLLPGLLYQFWMNGIRLGSYSLLEAAGYTRTAGRASVAKSTVAGAVSGVLGPLLVSPLYMVKTHLQAQSKSTIAVGHQYRHQGMLHALMTIYRQHGITGLWRGSSSAVPRVMVGSAVQLATFSETKQLTRDMQLIPPGSPLEPLVAGMVSSLFTVLAIAPFDVVSTRLYNQPVDQQGKGLFYRSNLDCFAKTVRKEGLSGLYKGTGASYFRLGPHTVLSLFFWDELRKLYWE; this comes from the exons atggatttCCTCCTAGGCGGTGCAGCAGCCAGCGCTGCCTGCATCTTCACCAACCCTCTAGAGGTGGTGAAGACGAGGATGCAATTGCAGGGAGAGTTAAAGGGACGCGGCTCGTACACCGTGCATTACCGCAACGTCTTCCACGCCGCGCTGACCATCTGCAGGACTGACGGGGTGCTGGCTCTACAGAGGGGCCTCTTGCCCGGCTTGCTCTACCAGTTCTGGATGAACGGAATCCGCCTGGGATCGTACTCACTGCTGGAAGCCGCCGGCTACACCCGCACCGCCGGCCGGGCGAGTGTGGCCAAGAGCACCGTGGCCGGAGCAGTGTCCGGAGTCCTGGGTCCACTCCTTGTCAGCCCCCTCTACATG GTCAAGACTCACCTTCAGGCCCAGTCTAAGTCGACGATAGCAGTGGGACATCAGTACAGGCACCAG gGAATGCTGCACGCGTTGATGACCATTTACCGGCAGCACGGGATCACCGGTCTGTGGCGCGGCTCGAGTTCGGCCGTGCCGAGGGTCATGGTGGGTTCTGCCGTGCAGCTCGCCACCTTCTCCGAAACCAAACAGCTGACCAGAGACATGCAG ctcatccCGCCGGGCAGCCCGCTGGAGCCACTAGTGGCCGGCATGGTCAGCAGCCTGTTCACCGTACTGGCCATCGCACCCTTTGATGTGGTCAGCACCCGCCTCTACAACCAACCCGTGGACCAGCAGGGAAAG GGCCTGTTCTACCGCAGCAACCTGGACTGCTTCGCTAAGACGGTGAGGAAGGAAGGCCTGTCGGGCCTGTACAAGGGAACTGGGGCCTCCTATTTCAGGCTGGGCCCACACACCGTCCTCAGCCTCTTCTTCTGGGACGAGCTGCGCAAGTTATACTGGGAGTGA